Proteins encoded by one window of Kineosporia sp. NBRC 101731:
- a CDS encoding DUF1542 domain-containing protein: protein MLMFIFTALLIAGAVGWFMNRPTPVPVQGRPVDPQNGYQPYQQPSQQPGQPGQPGRLPDYGTPSYGYIPTAGVDLSDARAEASHWVERLGGGITALEGTNDGTNVAARQSMAEATERHASARRQLAEAVSAKQIQLAGRTAIEGLHYLRSARTALGLDPGPAVPQESSVPAVEGTRRVTVNNEEYVASSGPGNATPYYYPGGQVQGRTVPAGWYSRPWWKTAMVAGAAGIGSMLVLDALFGGHGPGFGGLGGHEGFGDHGFGGGPGGPDGFGGFGEGFGDGFGF from the coding sequence ATGCTGATGTTCATCTTCACCGCGTTGCTCATCGCCGGGGCGGTGGGCTGGTTCATGAACCGGCCTACGCCGGTACCGGTCCAGGGCCGCCCGGTCGACCCGCAGAACGGCTACCAGCCCTACCAGCAGCCCAGCCAGCAGCCCGGTCAGCCGGGCCAACCCGGTCGGCTGCCCGACTACGGCACACCCAGCTACGGTTACATCCCGACGGCCGGCGTGGACCTCTCCGACGCCCGCGCCGAGGCCTCGCACTGGGTGGAACGTCTCGGTGGCGGCATCACCGCGCTGGAGGGCACGAACGACGGCACCAACGTCGCGGCCCGGCAGTCGATGGCTGAGGCGACCGAACGGCACGCCTCCGCCCGCCGTCAGCTGGCCGAGGCCGTCTCGGCCAAGCAGATCCAGCTCGCCGGGCGCACCGCGATCGAGGGTCTGCACTACCTTCGCTCGGCCCGGACCGCGCTCGGTCTCGACCCGGGGCCGGCGGTGCCGCAGGAGAGCTCGGTCCCGGCGGTCGAGGGCACCCGCCGGGTCACCGTGAACAACGAGGAGTACGTGGCCTCGTCCGGCCCCGGCAACGCGACCCCGTACTACTACCCCGGCGGCCAGGTGCAGGGCCGGACCGTGCCGGCCGGCTGGTACAGCCGGCCCTGGTGGAAGACGGCGATGGTCGCCGGTGCCGCGGGCATCGGGTCGATGCTGGTGCTCGATGCCCTGTTCGGTGGCCACGGTCCCGGCTTCGGGGGCCTCGGCGGTCACGAGGGCTTCGGTGATCACGGCTTCGGCGGTGGCCCCGGTGGCCCGGACGGCTTCGGCGGGTTCGGTGAGGGCTTCGGTGACGGTTTCGGGTTCTGA
- a CDS encoding molybdopterin-dependent oxidoreductase, whose protein sequence is MQEGPDHDHPQGEQPDDRLMPPGQRGRLDRPVRHYGPVPKVRDRDTWSMSFGGATKSDESFVVTLGELEQLPKASLTADMHCAGKFTTLDNLWEGVLARDVVEAYPPLPGITNVIVYGQYGYSANVRLDDLIADNAMLATRQDGADLAPEHGYPVRLIIPHLYSWKGPKWFRGWEYLLQPRRGFWEERGYHLRGQVWAEERWSYQETHPGRLPSQSPGSEGPSGQDVEG, encoded by the coding sequence ATGCAGGAGGGACCGGATCACGATCACCCCCAGGGCGAACAGCCGGACGACCGCCTCATGCCGCCTGGCCAGAGGGGCCGCCTGGACCGCCCGGTGCGCCACTACGGACCCGTTCCCAAGGTCCGGGACCGCGACACCTGGTCGATGAGCTTCGGCGGGGCGACGAAGAGCGACGAGAGCTTCGTGGTCACGCTGGGCGAACTGGAGCAGCTGCCGAAGGCGTCACTGACCGCCGACATGCACTGCGCCGGCAAGTTCACCACCCTCGACAACCTGTGGGAGGGCGTGCTGGCCCGCGACGTCGTCGAGGCCTACCCACCCCTGCCCGGCATCACCAACGTCATCGTCTACGGGCAGTACGGCTACAGCGCCAACGTGCGGCTGGACGACCTGATCGCGGACAACGCCATGCTCGCCACCCGGCAGGACGGCGCTGACCTGGCACCCGAACACGGTTACCCCGTTCGGCTGATCATTCCGCACCTGTACTCGTGGAAGGGCCCGAAGTGGTTCCGCGGCTGGGAGTACCTGCTGCAACCGCGTCGGGGCTTCTGGGAGGAACGCGGGTACCACCTGCGCGGGCAGGTGTGGGCCGAGGAGCGGTGGTCGTACCAGGAGACCCATCCGGGACGCCTGCCGTCGCAGTCACCCGGTTCCGAGGGGCCGAGCGGGCAGGACGTCGAGGGCTGA
- a CDS encoding ABC transporter ATP-binding protein, translated as MTGASPPEATVGASTIGLDANIVVDREDFELRAQVRVGPGEVLAVLGPNGAGKTTLLRALAGLLALREGHVEVGGRRWDDPAANRFVPTTDRRVGLVFQDYRLFPHLSVLDNVAFAARARGARRSAARTGATQVLERLGLSSLAARRPDQLSGGQAQRVALARALASKPAMVLLDEPLAALDARTRLEIRTELRRHLRAFAGPSIVVTHDPLEALVMADRILVLEEGHIAQTGTPSEVARRPVTEYVARLMGLNLYSGRLAGPGHVVLDGGGELRTSTPDLAEGSRVLVVLSPSAISLHLGELPQGSPRNVWTGTVSGVELLTDRVRVAVTGAPDALVDVTAAAVAELQLSPGLQVRLSAKATEVTAYPAP; from the coding sequence GTGACCGGCGCGAGCCCGCCCGAGGCGACAGTCGGCGCGTCCACCATCGGACTCGACGCGAACATCGTGGTGGACCGCGAGGACTTCGAACTGCGCGCGCAGGTGCGCGTCGGGCCGGGTGAGGTGCTGGCCGTGCTCGGACCCAACGGGGCCGGGAAAACCACCCTGCTGCGGGCTCTGGCCGGGCTGCTGGCCCTGCGCGAGGGGCATGTCGAGGTCGGGGGCAGACGCTGGGACGACCCGGCGGCGAACCGGTTCGTGCCCACCACCGATCGCCGCGTCGGGCTGGTGTTCCAGGACTACCGGCTGTTCCCGCACCTGTCCGTGCTCGACAACGTGGCGTTCGCGGCCCGCGCCCGGGGGGCCCGCCGGAGCGCGGCCCGCACCGGTGCCACGCAGGTGCTCGAGCGGCTCGGCCTGAGTTCCCTGGCCGCCCGACGCCCGGATCAGCTCTCCGGGGGGCAGGCCCAGCGGGTGGCACTGGCCCGGGCCCTGGCCAGCAAACCCGCCATGGTACTGCTGGACGAGCCGCTGGCCGCGCTGGACGCCCGTACCCGCCTGGAGATCCGTACCGAGTTGCGCCGGCACCTGCGCGCCTTCGCGGGGCCGAGCATCGTGGTCACCCACGACCCGCTGGAGGCACTGGTGATGGCCGACCGCATCCTGGTGCTGGAGGAGGGCCACATCGCCCAGACCGGTACGCCCTCGGAGGTGGCCCGGCGGCCGGTCACCGAGTACGTAGCCCGGCTGATGGGCCTCAACCTCTACAGCGGGCGTCTGGCCGGTCCGGGACACGTCGTGCTGGACGGCGGGGGTGAGCTCCGGACCTCCACCCCCGATCTGGCCGAGGGCTCCCGGGTGCTGGTCGTACTCTCCCCCAGCGCCATCTCCCTGCATCTGGGTGAATTACCCCAGGGCTCTCCCCGCAACGTCTGGACCGGCACGGTGAGTGGTGTCGAGCTGCTCACCGATCGGGTGCGGGTGGCTGTGACCGGCGCTCCCGACGCACTCGTGGACGTCACCGCCGCGGCGGTCGCCGAGCTGCAGCTCTCGCCCGGACTCCAGGTGCGTCTGTCGGCCAAGGCGACCGAGGTCACCGCCTACCCAGCTCCCTGA
- a CDS encoding ABC transporter permease, which produces MLLPALVAALFLLLPLAGLLVRAPWTDLPQLLSEPEVFQALRLSLVCATAATGLSLFFGIPLAWILARSRRPGISVLRALVTLPLVLPPVVGGVALLVALGRRGLVGRYLDEWFGYSLPFTTTAVILAETFVAMPFLVITVEGALRTANQGLEEAAATLGSKPFATFRRITLPLIAPSLVAGSVLTWARALGEFGATITFAGNFPGTTQTMPLKIYLLIQNDPDAGIALSLVMLLVSVAALALLRDRWLSSGARL; this is translated from the coding sequence ATGCTGCTGCCCGCGCTGGTCGCGGCGTTGTTCCTGCTGCTGCCGCTGGCCGGGCTCCTGGTCCGTGCCCCCTGGACCGACCTGCCACAGCTCCTGTCCGAGCCGGAAGTGTTCCAGGCACTGCGTCTCTCGCTGGTCTGTGCGACGGCGGCGACCGGCCTCTCGTTGTTCTTCGGCATCCCGCTGGCCTGGATCCTGGCGCGCAGCCGGCGGCCGGGAATCAGTGTGTTGCGGGCCCTGGTGACGCTGCCGCTGGTGCTGCCGCCAGTGGTCGGTGGGGTGGCCCTGCTGGTGGCGCTCGGCCGGCGCGGCCTGGTGGGGCGGTATCTGGACGAATGGTTCGGCTATTCACTGCCGTTCACCACCACCGCCGTTATCCTGGCCGAGACCTTCGTTGCCATGCCCTTTCTCGTGATCACGGTGGAGGGCGCGCTGCGCACCGCGAACCAGGGCCTGGAAGAGGCCGCGGCCACACTCGGGTCGAAACCGTTCGCCACGTTCCGCCGCATCACGCTGCCGCTGATCGCCCCCAGCCTGGTCGCGGGCAGCGTGCTCACCTGGGCCCGGGCGCTGGGTGAGTTCGGCGCCACCATCACCTTCGCCGGTAACTTCCCCGGCACCACCCAGACCATGCCACTGAAGATCTACCTGCTGATCCAGAACGACCCGGACGCGGGAATCGCCCTCAGCCTGGTGATGCTGCTGGTCTCGGTGGCCGCGCTGGCCCTGCTGCGCGACCGTTGGCTGAGCAGCGGAGCACGGCTGTGA